Proteins from one Hoplias malabaricus isolate fHopMal1 chromosome 2, fHopMal1.hap1, whole genome shotgun sequence genomic window:
- the dusp27 gene encoding serine/threonine/tyrosine-interacting-like protein 2, producing the protein MASPNENNTEDQKVPDEDETPAVKDVQAHYLRCPSPSFSMMSDRFSTISDRFSIISGSNAESIFMEPIHLSSAIAAKQIINEELKPKELKLASTPESMLEKAEQLMVEDLYNRVKDIIDDQSPYNTPCVLDIQRALIQDRLEAPLNPVDEVWPNIFIGEKSVAVNKARLKRLGITHILNAGHGTGVYTGESFYEGMNITYMGIEVDDFSDADISPHLRSCAEFLDEALLTHRGKVLVVSMMGVSRSAVLVAAYLMIFHNMSIMEALMEIRKKRAINPNEGFLKQLRQLNETLMEERDDDDDTLSQCSVIDTRARLDEEESMFGVKANSIMVEEEGDSASVMSSVASSAAAAALKAGILGGPNGPDQRATAKDPALPGKDGEYEEDDVDKMIREWQKRNEKYQNDDWWEAQLLCEDEDKESFVGDGERPAQRPEDLESVTSQDLQLVRERLKRRPRRPPSDSMSTTSCSSYADLWKQRLREIEEQAAARYRLKEGDEDTNSEASQKKIDDEVESILSDTSSMYNFCQKNKDKLTPLERWRIKRLQFGWNKKESEAENKNGDEGEAQTPAPALEDVNLTAYQTWKLKHQKKYGGEENKDEILEMSRGEDSATVKRRQRREEILERSKKTLEESQSVCGWETESALSGSSIPLSAFCAGAFPSASVAGDDNISMLSGRSSVLSGRSTHSQLAVPLAPPEPPVPVLGPNGEPMVNIANIQNWIANVVNETLMQKQAEMIMAGSLPPSRAGSVFSLGAGSPAGHGHGVEDDKSSVLSGSSYSSLLARNKAESVLSAGGRAASVLSAAGRAESVLSAGGASSLSSVSGLGSRRSKITTTSVPLFSLFQDQVNLHKLDTMEKEIKSDMREKMASYEIKKITEDNKRSTLYKKKKQKDEDEDEDKNVLGKSKLKSSEFNLDDSSASPCEKPKPKKDFGRSGILNLPASSNSSCSIDEWLKNVRPPSSKPETCGEETPIPRMSRPTYEEPPDLPDLDFPSQRSSLAVQDDEEVNYNFASSKNTTRYEVDSDLSRDPSPDFGYQSLRMPLGAEATWNGTSEPSQYMSGRLYPRSATEEEDSYQEYSAKRKFTDSSRSDDSVVNSRTKTRQEDEDDEEISAFINRIRQRARARVAEELEDDEVLSAWRKQKEEKSFNDSNDS; encoded by the exons ATGGCCTCACCAAATGAAAACAACACAGAGGATCAAAAGGTTCCTGATGAGGATGAAACTCCTGCAGTTAAAGACGTTCAAGCCCATTACCTACGCTGCCCTTCTCCAAG TTTCTCCATGATGTCAGATCGTTTCTCTACCATTTCTGATCGGTTCTCCATCATCTCTGGGTCAAATGCTGAGAGTATCTTCATGGAACCCATTCACCTTTCCTCAGCCATTGCTGCAAAACAGATTATCAATGAGG AATTGAAGCCCAAAGAGCTGAAGTTGGCCTCAACCCCAGAGAGCATGCTGGAGAAAGCAGAGCAACTAATGGTGGAGGATTTATACAACCGTGTTAAAGACATTATCGATGATCAAAGCCCTTATAACACACCCTGCGTGTTAGACATCCAGCGAGCTCTGATTCAGGACCGACTGGAAGCCCCTTTGAACCCAGTGGATGAAGTTTGGCCCAACATCTTCATTGGAGAAAA ATCCGTAGCGGTCAACAAAGCTCGTCTGAAGCGCCTGGGCATCACTCACATCTTGAATGCAGGCCATGGCACTGGGGTCTACACCGGCGAGAGTTTCTACGAGGGGATGAACATCACCTACATGGGTATTGAAGTTGACGACTTCTCTGATGCAGACATCTCACCACACCTACGATCCTGTGCTGAGTTCCTTGATGAAGCTTTGCTGACTCACAGAG GGAAAGTGCTTGTGGTCTCTATGATGGGAGTAAGCCGCTCAGCTGTTTTAGTTGCTGCTTACTTAATGATCTTTCACAACATGTCCATCATGGAGGCACTGATGGAAATAAGAAAGAAACGTGCCATCAATCCCAATGAAGGCTTCCTAAAACAGTTGCGTCAACTCAATGAAACCCTGATGGAGGAGCGCGATGACGATGACGATACTCTCAGTCAGTGTTCTGTGATTGACACTCGGGCTCGCCTCGATGAGGAGGAAAGCATGTTTGGAGTCAAAGCTAATTCCATCATGGTGGAAGAAGAGGGGGACAGTGCCAGTGTTATGAGCAGTGTTGCttcatctgctgctgctgctgccctgaaAGCAGGCATTCTTGGAGGCCCAAATGGACCTGACCAGAGAGCAACTGCAAAGGACCCTGCTCTCCCTGGAAAAGATGGTGAGTATGAAGAGGATGATGTGGACAAAATGATTCGGGAGTGGCAGAAACGGAATGAGAAGTACCAGAATGATGACTGGTGGGAGGCCCAGCTATTGTGCGAAGATGAGGACAAAGAGTCTTTTgtaggagatggagagaggccAGCTCAACGGCCAGAGGACCTGGAGAGCGTTACCAGTCAGGATTTGCAGCTGGTGAGGGAGCGGCTTAAGCGCCGCCCTCGCAGACCCCCCTCAGATTCGATGTCCACCACAAGCTGCAGCAGTTACGCTGACCTGTGGAAGCAACGTCTCAGGGAGATCGAGGAGCAGGCAGCGGCAAGGTATCGTCTTAAGGAAGGAGATGAGGACACAAATAGCGAGGCAAGCCAAAAGAAGATAGATGATGAGGTAGAGAGTATTCTCTCTGACACAAGCTCAATGTACAATTTCTGCCAGAAAAACAAGGACAAACTGACCCCCTTGGAGAGATGGAGAATCAAAAGATTACAGTTTGGGTGGAACAAGAAAGAATCAGAGGCTGAGAACAAAAATGGGGACGAAGGTGAGGCTCAGACCCCTGCTCCTGCTTTGGAGGACGTCAACCTAACTGCATATCAAACTTGGAAGTTGAAACATCAGAAGAAATACGGGGGCGAAGAGAATAAGGATGAGATTCTAGAGATGAGTCGTGGAGAGGATTCTGCCACGGTCAAGAGGCGACAGCGGAGAGAAGAAATTTTGGAGCGCTCCAAGAAAACACTTGAGGAGAGCCAGTCTGTATGTGGCTGGGAAACTGAAAGTGCACTGAGTGGGAGTAGCATCCCACTGTCTGCTTTCTGTGCTGGGGCTTTTCCTTCTGCAAGTGTTGCAGGAGATGACAACATTTCCATGTTGAGTGGTAGATCATCTGTCCTTTCAGGCCGTAGCACTCATTCCCAATTGGCTGTCCCTCTTGCCCCACCTGAACCACCTGTCCCAGTGCTTGGACCCAACGGAGAACCAATGGTGAACATAGCAAACATTCAGAACTGGATTGCAAATGTAGTCAACGAGACACTCATGCAAAAGCAAGCTGAAATGATTATGGCAGGGAGTCTCCCACCCTCTCGGGCTGGGTCCGTTTTCAGTCTGGGTGCGGGCTCACCAGCAGGACATGGACATGGTGTGGAAGATGATAAGTCCTCAGTTTTAAGTGGGTCTTCCTATTCCAGCTTGTTAGCCCGTAATAAGGCTGAATCTGTGCTATCTGCTGGGGGTAGGGCCGCCTCAGTACTTTCTGCAGCTGGACGTGCAGAGTCAGTTCTATCTGCTGGAGGAGCGTCCAGTCTCTCTTCCGTTTCTGGTTTAGGCTCTCGAAGGAGCAAAATCACAACAACCAGTGTACCCCTATTCAGCTTATTCCAAGACCAGGTAAACTTACATAAACTGGACACGATGGAAAAGGAAATAAAGTCTgatatgagagaaaagatggcTTCATATGAAATAAAGAAGATTACAGAAGACAATAAGCGCAGTACATTgtacaaaaagaaaaagcaaaaagatgaagatgaagatgaggacAAAAATGTCCTTGGAAAGTCCAAACTTAAATCAAGTGAGTTTAACCTAGATGATTCATCAGCAAGCCCCTGTGAAAAACCAAAACCCAAAAAAGATTTTGGACGTTCAGGAATTCTTAACCTCCCTGCCTCATCAAACTCCAGTTGCAGTATTGATGAGTGGCTCAAAAATGTAAGACCCCCCTCCAGCAAGCCAGAAACGTGCGGTGAAGAAACACCTATACCGCGCATGTCTAGGCCAACATATGAAGAACCTCCAGACCTGCCAGATTTAGATTTTCCAAGTCAAAGAAGCTCACTTGCTGTACAGGATGATGAAGAGGTGAATTATAATTTTGCATCATCAAAGAACACTACCCGATATGAAGTTGACAGTGATTTAAGCAGAGACCCCAGTCCAGACTTCGGTTATCAGTCACTAAGGATGCCTCTTGGAGCTGAGGCCACCTGGAATGGAACATCCGAGCCTAGCCAATACATGTCTGGGAGACTGTATCCTAGAAGTGCAACAGAGGAAGAGGATAGTTACCAGGAATACTCAGCCAAGCGGAAATTTACTGATTCATCGCGATCTGATGACAGTGTGGTGAACTCAAGGACAAAAACAAGACAAGAAGATGAAGACGATGAAGAGATATCTGCTTTCATTAATCGCATCAGACAGAGGGCAAGAGCACGGGTAGCAGAAGAGTTAGAGGATGATGAAGTACTTTCTGCATGGAGGAAACAAAAGGAGGAAAAGTCATTTAATGATAGCAATGACTCCTAG
- the LOC136687180 gene encoding prolactin receptor-like yields MLLLLLVMLCWMTISGVPQETSHSAAHRGDATKPYIHYCRSPSMETFTCWWHPLDNGSQGDDNVTYSLMYTIGKGPPKECPDYVSGGPSSCYFDTKHTLIWEVYCMNVTAHGRRGSFTSEEHCLDVADIVEIDPPFNLSYTLMNISEYESGRTVLVSWQYPIAPQVQIGWITLIYELRFRPLNEPNNWKVKERLREPHLELLNVPVGSYEVQVRCRSKNNNLWSKWSSPLTIIIPARHLPDRMLYALVLVIGIVITTLLIIGFGVIPQGKRIKAFLLPPIPKPHIRGIDPMLLKKGKMDDINRHFSSLHGYKPPQYCEETWYQVSMDEGLSLSQSSPLPHPKENPPGINMYTTYPEGTQQLLHTNNSPAPYCQGPVLYGEGPTYYSEETLEVALPPESQPWAWPSSSPVQPELVSFPGMDYSMILNPAPLTSTAPPTSHDFYTCVNGVMPSGAVHLVPCVSNPLKGSTNLHLKEDMKEDSEKSSQFLDYLEKQVETPDSSNGVNAGDMEQGEFAVPLLPQLTERN; encoded by the exons ATGCCACTAAGCCATACATCCATTACTGCCGCTCTCCGAGCATGGAGACCTTTACTTGCTGGTGGCATCCCCTGGACAACGGTTCCCAGGGCGATGACAACGTCACCTACAGCCTGATGTACACCATTGG TAAAGGGCCTCCAAAAGAGTGTCCGGACTATGTGAGCGGTGGGCCCAGTAGCTGCTACTTTGACACTAAGCACACGCTGATCTGGGAGGTTTACTGCATGAACGTAACAGCACATGGACGCAGAGGATCCTTCACGTCTGAGGAGCACTGCCTAGATGTGGCTGATATTg TGGAGATTGACCCACCTTTTAATCTAAGCTACACTCTGATGAACATCAGTGAGTACGAGTCCGGCCGCACAGTGCTGGTCTCCTGGCAGTACCCCATTGCCCCACAGGTCCAGATCGGCTGGATCACACTCATCTACGAACTACGCTTTAGACCACTCAATGAGCCCAACAACTGGAAG GTCAAAGAGCGTCTACGTGAGCCTCATCTGGAGCTGCTGAACGTGCCAGTGGGGAGTTATGAGGTGCAGGTGCGCTGTCGCTCAAAAAATAACAACCTCTGGAGCAAATGGAGTTCACCACTTACCATCATTATTCCTGCTAGACACCTGCCAg atcgtATGTTGTATGCTCTGGTACTAGTGATCGGAATTGTCATCACGACTCTGCTCATCATTGGCTTTGGGGTCATTCCACAGGGAAAGAG GATTAAAGCTTTTCTCCTGCCACCCATCCCCAAACCTCACATCAGAGGAATCGATCCCATGCTTCTGAAG AAGGGGAAGATGGATGATATTAATCGTCATTTCTCCTCTCTACATGGCTATAAACCTCCTCAGTATTGTGAGGAGACATGGTATCAGGTCAGCATGGACGAgggtctctctctttctcagtccagcccactgccccatccCAAAGAAAACCCACCTGGCATCAACATGTACACCACCTATCCTGAGGGTACCCAGCAACTACTGCACACCAACAATAGCCCCGCTCCTTACTGCCAAGGTCCTGTACTCTATGGAGAAGGGCCTACCTACTACAGTGAAGAGACTTTGGAGGTGGCCCTGCCTCCAGAGAGCCAGCCATGGGCATGGCCATCATCAAGCCCTGTCCAGCCAGAGCTGGTGTCATTCCCAGGTATGGACTACAGCATGATTTTAAACCCGGCACCTTTAACCAGCACTGCTCCGCCCACCTCTCATGATTTCTACACCTGTGTGAATGGAGTGATGCCAAGTGGGGCGGTCCATTTGGTCCCTTGTGTTTCAAACCCACTCAAGGGTTCCACCAATCTGCATCTGAAGGAGGACATGAAAGAGGACTCTGAGAAGAGCAGCCAGTTCCTTGATTACTTGGAGAAACAGGTGGAGACTCCAGACAGCAGTAATGGAGTTAACGCAGGGGACATGGAGCAGGGAGAATTTGCTGTGCCTTTATTACCCCAACTAACAGAGAGGAACTAA